A single window of Sphaerodactylus townsendi isolate TG3544 linkage group LG05, MPM_Stown_v2.3, whole genome shotgun sequence DNA harbors:
- the LRRC8D gene encoding volume-regulated anion channel subunit LRRC8D isoform X1, with the protein MSAKGMFTLAEVASLNDIQPTYRILKPWWDVFMDYLAVVMLMVAIFAGTMQLTKDQVVCLPVLHSAVNSKVQPSSLGSVKAANLVPESEASIVEEKETWVAGTVSFEGATGVTPDIPLSRTTYSPLHSTATSQEAKKEQKDPLGRKTNLDYQQYVFINQMCYHLALPWYSKYFPYLALIHTIILMVSSNFWFKYPKTCSKIEHFVSILGKCFESPWTTKALSETACEDSEENKQRLTGAQSLPKHVSTSSDEGSPSASTPMISKSGFKFSAEKPVVEVPSMTILDKKDGEQAKALFEKVRKFRAHVEDSDLIYKLYVVQTVIKTVKFIFILCYTANFVNEISFEHLCRPKVEHLTGYQEFECTHNMAYMLKKLLISYISLICVYGFVCLYTLFWLFRLPLKEYSFEKVREESSFSDIPDVKNDFAFLLHMVDQYDQLYSKRFGVFLSEVSENKLREISLNHEWTFEKLRQHVSRNAQDKQELHLFMLSGVPDAVFDLTDLDVLKLELIPEAKIPAKISQMTNLQELHLCHCPAKVEQTAFSFLRDHLRCLHVKFTDVAEIPAWVYLLKNLRELYLVGNLNSENNKMIGLESLRELRHLKILYVKSNLTKIPSNITDVAPHLTKLVIHNDGTKLFVLNSLKKMMNVAELELQNCELERIPHAIFSLTNLQELDLKSNSIRTIEEVISFQHLKRLTCLKLWHNKIVNIPPSITHVKNLESLYLSNNKLEALPAAVFSLQKLRCLDVSYNSIAVIPVEIGLLQNLQHLHITGNKVDILPKQLFKCSKLRTLSLGQNCITSIPEKIGQLLQLTHLELKGNCLDRLPATLGQCRLLRKGGLIVEDHLFDTLPSEVKEALNQDTSIPFANGI; encoded by the coding sequence GAATGTTTACCCTTGCAGAAGTTGCATCTCTTAATGACATTCAGCCAACATACCGAATCCTGAAACCATGGTGGGATGTATTTATGGACTATCTAGCTGTTGTTATGCTAATGGTCGCCATCTTTGCTGGAACCATGCAGCTGACCAAAGATCAGGTGGTCTGTTTGCCTGTGTTGCACTCTGCTGTAAATTCAAAAGTGCAGCCCAGCTCCCTCGGAAGTGTCAAAGCAGCAAACCTTGTACCAGAGTCTGAAGCATCTATTGTTGAAGAGAAAGAAACATGGGTAGCAGGGACAGTTTCCTTTGAAGGGGCAACTGGTGTTACACCTGACATACCTCTGAGCAGAACTACCTATTCACCATTGCACTCCACGGCCACAAGccaggaagcaaagaaggagCAAAAAGACCCTCTGGGCCGAAAAACAAATTTGGATTATCAGCAATATGTTTTCATTAACCAGATGTGTTATCATTTGGCTCTTCCTTGGTATTCAAAGTATTTCCCCTACTTAGCTCTTATACATACTATTATTTTAATGGTTAGCAGTAATTTTTGGTTTAAATATCCAAAAACTTGCTCAAAGATCGAACATTTTGTTTCTATCTTAGGGAagtgctttgagtctccttggacCACAAAAGCATTATCTGAAACAGCATGTGAGGATTCTGAGGAGAATAAACAAAGACTCACTGGGGCCCAGTCTCTGCCGAAGCATGTCTCAACCAGTAGTGATGAGGGAAGCCCAAGTGCCAGTACCCCTATGATAAGCAAGTCTGGCTTCAAATTCTCAGCAGAAAAGCCGGTTGTTGAGGTCCCAAGCATGACCATTTTGGATAAAAAAGATGGCGAGCAAGCCAAAGCCCTTTTTGAGAAAGTACGTAAATTCCGGGCCCACGTAGAGGACAGTGATTTGATTTATAAACTCTACGTTGTACAGACTGTTATAAAAACGGTGAAATTCATATTTATTCTCTGCTACACAGCAAACTTTGTCAATGAAATCAGTTTTGAGCACCTCTGTAGGCCCAAAGTGGAACATCTAACAGGCTATCAGGAGTTTGAATGCACACACAATATGGCTTACATGCTGAAGAAGTTGCTCATTAGTTACATTTCTCTCATTTGTGTCTATGGTTTTGTGTGTCTGTACACCCTGTTTTGGTTGTTCCGGTTACCCCTAAAGGAATATTCTTTTGAGAAAGTTAGGGAAGAGAGTAGCTTCAGTGATATTCCAGATGTTAAGAATGATTTTGCATTTCTCTTGCACATGGTTGACCAATATGATCAACTGTACTCCAAGCGGTTTGGTGTCTTCTTATCAGAGGTGAGTGAAAATAAACTGAGGGAAATAAGCTTGAACCATGAGTGGACTTTTGAAAAGCTGCGGCAGCATGTCTCCCGTAATGCCCAGGACAAGCAAGAACTGCATCTCTTCATGCTGTCGGGGGTCCCAGACGCAGTGTTTGATCTGACGGATCTAGATGTGTTGAAACTTGAACTGATTCCTGAAGCAAAAATCCCAGCTAAAATCTCCCAGATGACTAACCTTCAAGAGCTGCATCTCTGTCACTGCCCTGCAAAGGTGGAACAAACAGCCTTCAGTTTTCTCCGTGACCACCTGAGGTGCCTGCATGTGAAGTTCACAGATGTGGCAGAAATCCCAGCTTGGGTGTACCTACTTAAAAATCTTCGGGAGTTGTACCTGGTAGGCAACTTGAACTCTGAAAATAACAAAATGATAGGACTTGAATCTCTCAGAGAACTAAGACATCTTAAAATCCTCTATGTGAAAAGCAATTTGACCAAAATCCCCTCTAACATCACTGATGTAGCACCACATCTGACCAAGCTCGTCATTCACAATGATGGCACCAAGCTCTTTGTACTGAACAGCCTTAAGAAAATGATGAATGTAGCTGAACTAGAACTGCAGAACTGTGAACTTGAGAGAATTCCACATGCCATTTTCAGTCTCACTAATTTACAGGAACTAGATTTAAAGTCAAACAGCATACGCACAATTGAAGAAGTCAtcagcttccaacatttaaaaagatTGACTTGTCTGAAGTTGTGGCACAACAAAATAGTCAACATTCCTCCCTCTATTACTCATGTTAAAAACTTGGAGTCACTCTATCTCTCCAACAATAAACTTGAGGCTTTACCAGCTGCAGTGTTCAGTTTACAGAAACTCAGATGCTTGGATGTAAGCTACAATTCCATTGCAGTGATTCCTGTGGAAATAGGTTTGCTTCAGAACCTACAGCATTTGCATATCACAGGCAACAAAGTGGATATTTTgccaaaacagttatttaaaTGCTCCAAACTGAGGACTTTGAGTCTGGGGCAGAACTGTATCACCTCAATCCCAGAAAAAATTGGTCAGCTGCTACAGCTTACTCACCTGGAGCTGAAAGGGAACTGTTTAGACAGACTCCCAGCAACACTGGGGCAGTGTCGGCTTCTCAGGAAAGGTGGACTCATTGTGGAAGATCACCTCTTTGACACTTTGCCTTCAGAAGTAAAAGAAGCGTTGAACCAAGACACAAGCATTCCCTTTGCTAATGGGATTTAA
- the LRRC8D gene encoding volume-regulated anion channel subunit LRRC8D isoform X2: protein MFTLAEVASLNDIQPTYRILKPWWDVFMDYLAVVMLMVAIFAGTMQLTKDQVVCLPVLHSAVNSKVQPSSLGSVKAANLVPESEASIVEEKETWVAGTVSFEGATGVTPDIPLSRTTYSPLHSTATSQEAKKEQKDPLGRKTNLDYQQYVFINQMCYHLALPWYSKYFPYLALIHTIILMVSSNFWFKYPKTCSKIEHFVSILGKCFESPWTTKALSETACEDSEENKQRLTGAQSLPKHVSTSSDEGSPSASTPMISKSGFKFSAEKPVVEVPSMTILDKKDGEQAKALFEKVRKFRAHVEDSDLIYKLYVVQTVIKTVKFIFILCYTANFVNEISFEHLCRPKVEHLTGYQEFECTHNMAYMLKKLLISYISLICVYGFVCLYTLFWLFRLPLKEYSFEKVREESSFSDIPDVKNDFAFLLHMVDQYDQLYSKRFGVFLSEVSENKLREISLNHEWTFEKLRQHVSRNAQDKQELHLFMLSGVPDAVFDLTDLDVLKLELIPEAKIPAKISQMTNLQELHLCHCPAKVEQTAFSFLRDHLRCLHVKFTDVAEIPAWVYLLKNLRELYLVGNLNSENNKMIGLESLRELRHLKILYVKSNLTKIPSNITDVAPHLTKLVIHNDGTKLFVLNSLKKMMNVAELELQNCELERIPHAIFSLTNLQELDLKSNSIRTIEEVISFQHLKRLTCLKLWHNKIVNIPPSITHVKNLESLYLSNNKLEALPAAVFSLQKLRCLDVSYNSIAVIPVEIGLLQNLQHLHITGNKVDILPKQLFKCSKLRTLSLGQNCITSIPEKIGQLLQLTHLELKGNCLDRLPATLGQCRLLRKGGLIVEDHLFDTLPSEVKEALNQDTSIPFANGI, encoded by the coding sequence ATGTTTACCCTTGCAGAAGTTGCATCTCTTAATGACATTCAGCCAACATACCGAATCCTGAAACCATGGTGGGATGTATTTATGGACTATCTAGCTGTTGTTATGCTAATGGTCGCCATCTTTGCTGGAACCATGCAGCTGACCAAAGATCAGGTGGTCTGTTTGCCTGTGTTGCACTCTGCTGTAAATTCAAAAGTGCAGCCCAGCTCCCTCGGAAGTGTCAAAGCAGCAAACCTTGTACCAGAGTCTGAAGCATCTATTGTTGAAGAGAAAGAAACATGGGTAGCAGGGACAGTTTCCTTTGAAGGGGCAACTGGTGTTACACCTGACATACCTCTGAGCAGAACTACCTATTCACCATTGCACTCCACGGCCACAAGccaggaagcaaagaaggagCAAAAAGACCCTCTGGGCCGAAAAACAAATTTGGATTATCAGCAATATGTTTTCATTAACCAGATGTGTTATCATTTGGCTCTTCCTTGGTATTCAAAGTATTTCCCCTACTTAGCTCTTATACATACTATTATTTTAATGGTTAGCAGTAATTTTTGGTTTAAATATCCAAAAACTTGCTCAAAGATCGAACATTTTGTTTCTATCTTAGGGAagtgctttgagtctccttggacCACAAAAGCATTATCTGAAACAGCATGTGAGGATTCTGAGGAGAATAAACAAAGACTCACTGGGGCCCAGTCTCTGCCGAAGCATGTCTCAACCAGTAGTGATGAGGGAAGCCCAAGTGCCAGTACCCCTATGATAAGCAAGTCTGGCTTCAAATTCTCAGCAGAAAAGCCGGTTGTTGAGGTCCCAAGCATGACCATTTTGGATAAAAAAGATGGCGAGCAAGCCAAAGCCCTTTTTGAGAAAGTACGTAAATTCCGGGCCCACGTAGAGGACAGTGATTTGATTTATAAACTCTACGTTGTACAGACTGTTATAAAAACGGTGAAATTCATATTTATTCTCTGCTACACAGCAAACTTTGTCAATGAAATCAGTTTTGAGCACCTCTGTAGGCCCAAAGTGGAACATCTAACAGGCTATCAGGAGTTTGAATGCACACACAATATGGCTTACATGCTGAAGAAGTTGCTCATTAGTTACATTTCTCTCATTTGTGTCTATGGTTTTGTGTGTCTGTACACCCTGTTTTGGTTGTTCCGGTTACCCCTAAAGGAATATTCTTTTGAGAAAGTTAGGGAAGAGAGTAGCTTCAGTGATATTCCAGATGTTAAGAATGATTTTGCATTTCTCTTGCACATGGTTGACCAATATGATCAACTGTACTCCAAGCGGTTTGGTGTCTTCTTATCAGAGGTGAGTGAAAATAAACTGAGGGAAATAAGCTTGAACCATGAGTGGACTTTTGAAAAGCTGCGGCAGCATGTCTCCCGTAATGCCCAGGACAAGCAAGAACTGCATCTCTTCATGCTGTCGGGGGTCCCAGACGCAGTGTTTGATCTGACGGATCTAGATGTGTTGAAACTTGAACTGATTCCTGAAGCAAAAATCCCAGCTAAAATCTCCCAGATGACTAACCTTCAAGAGCTGCATCTCTGTCACTGCCCTGCAAAGGTGGAACAAACAGCCTTCAGTTTTCTCCGTGACCACCTGAGGTGCCTGCATGTGAAGTTCACAGATGTGGCAGAAATCCCAGCTTGGGTGTACCTACTTAAAAATCTTCGGGAGTTGTACCTGGTAGGCAACTTGAACTCTGAAAATAACAAAATGATAGGACTTGAATCTCTCAGAGAACTAAGACATCTTAAAATCCTCTATGTGAAAAGCAATTTGACCAAAATCCCCTCTAACATCACTGATGTAGCACCACATCTGACCAAGCTCGTCATTCACAATGATGGCACCAAGCTCTTTGTACTGAACAGCCTTAAGAAAATGATGAATGTAGCTGAACTAGAACTGCAGAACTGTGAACTTGAGAGAATTCCACATGCCATTTTCAGTCTCACTAATTTACAGGAACTAGATTTAAAGTCAAACAGCATACGCACAATTGAAGAAGTCAtcagcttccaacatttaaaaagatTGACTTGTCTGAAGTTGTGGCACAACAAAATAGTCAACATTCCTCCCTCTATTACTCATGTTAAAAACTTGGAGTCACTCTATCTCTCCAACAATAAACTTGAGGCTTTACCAGCTGCAGTGTTCAGTTTACAGAAACTCAGATGCTTGGATGTAAGCTACAATTCCATTGCAGTGATTCCTGTGGAAATAGGTTTGCTTCAGAACCTACAGCATTTGCATATCACAGGCAACAAAGTGGATATTTTgccaaaacagttatttaaaTGCTCCAAACTGAGGACTTTGAGTCTGGGGCAGAACTGTATCACCTCAATCCCAGAAAAAATTGGTCAGCTGCTACAGCTTACTCACCTGGAGCTGAAAGGGAACTGTTTAGACAGACTCCCAGCAACACTGGGGCAGTGTCGGCTTCTCAGGAAAGGTGGACTCATTGTGGAAGATCACCTCTTTGACACTTTGCCTTCAGAAGTAAAAGAAGCGTTGAACCAAGACACAAGCATTCCCTTTGCTAATGGGATTTAA